The following are from one region of the Moritella sp. 24 genome:
- the lpxL gene encoding LpxL/LpxP family Kdo(2)-lipid IV(A) lauroyl/palmitoleoyl acyltransferase yields MTNNIKADKPMVTQENTTFKLSFLHPKNCLLLLAASFLWFISLLPNTVQNVIGRSLGHLVGKILPGRLKTAQQNLALSFPDKSDAEIKALAKENFEYTGLAVIDTANAWFWPDWRIKKNMVIEGQEHIEQAKADGNGMLILGGHFLSLEMSARIFGLLRPAHAIYRPNKNPLMEYLQCRGRTLSNKGLFDRRDIKGMLRILDEGEPLWYAPDHDYGRRRSVFVPFFAVEKACTITGTTLFASGKNTKTYPASSCRLPDGRYKLTIRAPLENFPTGSEVEDATICNQECEKSVLEQIPQYMWLHRRFKTRPEGEASLYK; encoded by the coding sequence ATGACAAACAATATTAAAGCTGATAAGCCCATGGTTACCCAAGAAAACACCACATTTAAGCTCAGTTTTCTACACCCTAAAAATTGCCTGCTACTGCTTGCAGCAAGCTTCTTATGGTTTATATCTTTACTACCTAATACAGTACAAAACGTAATAGGTCGCTCTTTAGGCCATTTAGTGGGAAAAATATTACCCGGTCGTTTAAAAACAGCGCAACAAAATCTAGCCTTAAGCTTTCCAGATAAATCGGATGCAGAAATTAAAGCGCTAGCAAAAGAGAACTTTGAATATACAGGTTTAGCCGTTATTGATACTGCAAACGCTTGGTTTTGGCCTGATTGGCGCATCAAGAAAAATATGGTTATCGAAGGCCAAGAACACATTGAACAAGCAAAAGCTGATGGTAATGGCATGTTAATACTAGGGGGCCACTTTTTGTCTCTAGAAATGTCGGCACGTATTTTCGGTTTACTACGACCTGCCCATGCAATTTATCGTCCCAACAAAAACCCATTGATGGAATACCTGCAATGCCGTGGACGTACTCTTTCAAATAAAGGCTTGTTTGACCGCCGAGATATCAAAGGTATGTTACGTATACTCGATGAGGGTGAGCCATTATGGTATGCACCGGATCATGATTACGGCCGTCGCCGCAGTGTGTTCGTTCCCTTTTTCGCCGTTGAAAAAGCTTGTACTATCACAGGCACAACACTGTTTGCTTCAGGTAAAAACACCAAAACTTATCCAGCGTCTTCTTGTCGCCTACCAGATGGTCGTTATAAACTCACAATTAGAGCACCATTAGAAAACTTCCCAACAGGTAGTGAAGTGGAAGATGCCACTATCTGTAATCAAGAATGCGAAAAATCTGTTTTAGAGCAAATCCCACAATATATGTGGTTACATCGTCGATTTAAAACACGTCCAGAAGGTGAAGCGAGCTTATATAAGTAA
- the cpdA gene encoding 3',5'-cyclic-AMP phosphodiesterase, whose translation MGADISKSTAKHNVINLLQVTDTHLFATAEKDLLGVKTQLSYRHVIDAILQNQQPFDAVLATGDISQDNTLASYQYFAQHIKRLDKPCYWLPGNHDNIPLMVDALKAEGVLSDKHKVVGDWQIILLDSQLSGSPSGYLSPEQLALLDKQLSLHPDKHALVVLHHNTYPVGCKWLDQHILRNPDAFLAILAKHPQAKHVLFGHVHQQVDEVHDGIHFMASPSTCFQFKPHCDEFTLDSRAPGWRYLQLHSDGSINSQVWRLSNNDFNPDLESKGY comes from the coding sequence GTGGGCGCGGACATTTCTAAATCAACAGCAAAGCATAACGTCATTAATTTATTGCAGGTGACGGATACTCATTTGTTTGCAACTGCTGAGAAGGATCTTCTTGGTGTTAAAACACAATTGAGCTATCGACATGTCATCGATGCTATTCTACAGAATCAACAACCGTTTGATGCTGTACTTGCTACGGGCGACATTTCTCAAGATAATACCCTTGCTTCTTATCAATACTTTGCTCAGCATATTAAACGCTTAGACAAGCCGTGTTATTGGTTACCTGGTAATCATGACAATATTCCCTTAATGGTTGATGCATTAAAAGCCGAAGGCGTACTATCAGATAAACATAAAGTCGTTGGTGACTGGCAAATCATTCTGTTAGATTCACAATTATCCGGTTCTCCTTCAGGTTATTTATCGCCAGAACAGCTTGCGCTACTTGATAAGCAACTCAGTTTACACCCAGACAAGCATGCGTTAGTGGTATTGCATCACAATACGTATCCGGTTGGTTGTAAATGGTTAGATCAACATATCTTACGTAACCCTGATGCTTTTTTAGCGATATTAGCAAAGCACCCGCAAGCGAAACATGTATTATTTGGCCATGTTCACCAACAGGTGGATGAGGTGCATGATGGTATTCATTTTATGGCATCTCCATCGACGTGTTTCCAATTTAAACCTCATTGTGATGAGTTTACGCTAGACTCGCGCGCGCCGGGCTGGCGTTATTTACAGCTGCACAGTGACGGTAGTATTAACAGTCAGGTCTGGCGTTTGTCTAATAATGACTTTAATCCTGATCTCGAGTCTAAAGGCTACTAG
- the nudF gene encoding ADP-ribose diphosphatase, which produces MKSRKLEIQSEYDITDIEIINKEQVFNGFFKINTYTFKHRLFSGDWSNEITREVFERGHAAAVIPYDAVRDEVVLIEQIRIPAIESSSQPWLLELVAGMIDKKGEDSAEVVKREAVEEAGLTIGRCDFIMQFLASPGGTSEAIDLYVGEVDSSKAEGVHGLACEGEDIRVHVVSRETAYNMVQTGRINNASTIIGIQWLQLNFEILQKSWL; this is translated from the coding sequence ATGAAAAGTCGAAAGTTAGAAATACAATCAGAGTATGATATTACTGATATTGAGATCATAAACAAAGAACAAGTTTTTAATGGTTTCTTTAAAATTAATACATATACCTTTAAACATAGGTTGTTCTCGGGTGATTGGAGCAATGAAATTACCCGTGAAGTGTTTGAGCGTGGCCATGCCGCTGCGGTTATTCCTTATGACGCCGTAAGGGATGAGGTTGTTCTGATTGAACAGATCCGGATTCCTGCCATTGAGTCGAGCTCGCAACCTTGGCTATTAGAATTAGTTGCAGGCATGATCGATAAAAAGGGTGAGGATTCTGCCGAAGTAGTAAAACGAGAAGCGGTAGAAGAAGCCGGTTTAACGATTGGTCGTTGTGACTTTATTATGCAGTTTCTTGCGAGTCCTGGTGGTACGAGTGAGGCCATTGATTTGTATGTCGGCGAGGTAGATAGTAGTAAAGCAGAAGGGGTTCATGGTTTAGCGTGTGAAGGTGAAGATATTCGCGTACATGTGGTGAGTCGAGAAACTGCTTATAATATGGTGCAAACAGGGCGAATAAATAACGCTTCGACTATTATTGGTATCCAGTGGTTACAATTGAATTTTGAAATATTGCAAAAGTCTTGGCTCTAA
- the glnE gene encoding bifunctional [glutamate--ammonia ligase]-adenylyl-L-tyrosine phosphorylase/[glutamate--ammonia-ligase] adenylyltransferase, with translation MSTENKIVDVLAETGGIYWQRWCERHESDLALLSVEQITQSQRVFSLSDFIAESCINNIGLLTAIWQSGLLSQSSRTAQVETQLATKLAACDSETALLRTVRQFRRFHMCIIAWRELLQQADLKESLTHTSHLADSLIEGALEWLYQLQCKEQGTPVNEAGVKQQLVILAMGKLGGGELNFSSDIDLIFTYPETGETVGAGRTVSNQKFFQRLGQRLIAALHQLTMDGFAYRVDMRLRPFGDSGPLVMSFNAFEEYYQNQGRDWERYAMVKARALGGNAETRIELEKMLRPFIYRRYVDFSAIDALRNMKAMIKAEVRRKGLKDNIKLGSGGIREVEFVAQTFQLIRGGREPVLQIKSLLVTLKELASLGEISPESYTVLTESYCFLRQVENILQQINDCQTQTLPQSELDRSRLISVLGFADWDSFYVYVNQVMANIHTEFSHVIGGDDDDHEESLPALDLWHLELSTDEAVTLLAEYGLAEQEAQTFARDLNHFKTDYARKTVGPRGRQTIEKLLPKLLFSVLKADDPVALLPRIIALLLKILNRTAYLELLAENDLALTQLLRLCSASSMVAKQLSSHPILLDELLVPSHLYHPTPLHEYRSELRQFMLRIPEEDQEQQLEALRQYKQTQLLRIAAADIGGELALMKVSDHLTWLAEAVIDNVVNLAWQQLTEKHGIPHNVVESGEKGFAVVAYGKLGGIELGYGSDLDLVFIHNCETAGMTNGDKVIDSRQFYLRLAQRIIHIFSTRTSTGILYEVDMRLRPSGNSGVLACPVSRFLDYQSKEAWTWEHQSLVRTRLVYGDKLIQARFTDVKRTIIAKPRDTAELKKQVVEMRLKMRGHLLKAPADKFDIKQSAGGITDIEFMMQFMVLSYAAQIPKMQLWPDNVRIISRCVAEGLISEALGLSLTNSYCQMRDEIHRLNLLGKKGIVADSEFVEQRKVVTDYWQQLFAV, from the coding sequence ATGAGTACAGAAAATAAAATTGTTGATGTATTAGCTGAGACTGGTGGTATTTATTGGCAGCGTTGGTGTGAACGTCACGAGAGCGATTTAGCGTTGTTGTCCGTAGAGCAAATTACCCAGAGCCAGCGCGTATTTTCGTTAAGTGATTTTATTGCTGAAAGCTGTATTAATAATATTGGCCTACTCACGGCTATTTGGCAGTCAGGCTTACTTTCTCAATCATCTCGAACAGCCCAAGTTGAAACGCAATTAGCCACTAAACTTGCCGCGTGTGATTCTGAGACGGCATTACTACGTACAGTGCGTCAGTTCCGCCGCTTTCATATGTGCATTATTGCTTGGCGTGAGTTACTTCAACAGGCTGACCTAAAAGAAAGTTTAACCCATACTTCACACCTTGCAGACAGTTTGATTGAAGGTGCATTGGAATGGTTATATCAATTGCAATGCAAAGAGCAAGGCACCCCGGTAAATGAAGCGGGGGTTAAACAGCAACTTGTTATCTTGGCAATGGGTAAATTGGGTGGTGGTGAACTTAATTTCTCTTCTGATATCGATCTTATATTTACGTATCCAGAAACAGGTGAAACTGTTGGTGCTGGGCGCACTGTATCAAATCAAAAGTTCTTCCAACGTCTTGGCCAACGTTTAATTGCGGCATTGCATCAACTTACTATGGATGGGTTTGCTTATCGTGTAGACATGCGTTTACGCCCATTTGGCGATTCAGGTCCATTGGTCATGAGCTTCAATGCTTTTGAAGAATATTACCAAAATCAAGGACGAGATTGGGAACGTTATGCCATGGTTAAGGCCCGAGCATTAGGTGGTAATGCTGAAACCAGAATTGAACTAGAAAAAATGCTACGCCCATTTATCTATCGTCGTTATGTTGATTTTAGTGCGATTGATGCTCTGCGTAATATGAAAGCCATGATTAAAGCAGAAGTTCGCCGTAAAGGATTAAAAGATAATATTAAATTGGGTAGCGGTGGTATTCGTGAAGTAGAGTTTGTCGCACAAACCTTCCAACTTATACGTGGTGGTCGCGAGCCCGTATTACAAATCAAGTCATTGTTAGTGACATTAAAAGAACTCGCGTCACTTGGCGAAATCTCGCCTGAAAGCTACACCGTATTAACTGAGAGTTACTGCTTTTTACGCCAAGTTGAAAATATTCTCCAGCAGATTAATGATTGCCAAACTCAGACATTACCGCAGTCAGAACTTGATCGCAGCCGTTTAATTAGCGTATTGGGTTTTGCTGATTGGGATAGCTTCTATGTTTATGTTAATCAAGTGATGGCAAACATCCACACCGAATTTAGTCATGTAATTGGTGGCGATGATGACGATCATGAAGAATCATTACCCGCGTTAGATTTATGGCATTTGGAGCTTTCAACCGACGAAGCGGTCACCTTGCTGGCTGAATATGGTTTAGCCGAACAAGAGGCACAAACTTTTGCTCGTGATTTAAATCATTTTAAAACGGATTACGCGCGTAAAACAGTTGGGCCTAGAGGTCGACAGACAATAGAAAAGTTATTACCTAAACTGTTATTTTCAGTCCTCAAAGCAGATGATCCAGTGGCTTTATTACCACGTATCATCGCCTTGTTATTAAAGATCTTAAATCGTACTGCTTATCTAGAATTGTTGGCTGAGAATGACCTTGCGCTAACCCAGTTATTGCGTTTATGCAGTGCCAGTTCGATGGTCGCGAAACAATTGTCGAGCCACCCAATTCTATTAGATGAACTACTTGTGCCATCGCACTTGTATCACCCGACGCCCTTGCATGAATATCGCAGTGAATTACGTCAGTTTATGTTACGTATACCTGAAGAAGACCAAGAGCAGCAACTAGAAGCTTTACGTCAATATAAACAGACTCAATTACTGCGTATTGCAGCCGCTGACATTGGCGGTGAATTAGCGTTAATGAAAGTGAGCGATCATCTTACTTGGTTAGCGGAAGCTGTGATTGATAATGTCGTGAATCTTGCTTGGCAACAATTAACAGAGAAACATGGCATACCTCACAATGTTGTTGAAAGTGGTGAAAAAGGCTTTGCTGTTGTCGCCTACGGTAAACTCGGCGGTATCGAATTAGGTTATGGTTCGGATCTCGATCTCGTGTTTATTCATAATTGTGAAACGGCAGGCATGACCAATGGCGATAAAGTGATTGATAGCCGTCAATTCTATCTGCGTTTAGCGCAACGTATTATTCATATATTTAGTACCCGAACGAGTACCGGTATTTTGTATGAGGTCGATATGCGTTTACGTCCATCGGGCAACTCGGGGGTTCTGGCATGTCCGGTATCAAGGTTCTTGGATTATCAATCTAAGGAAGCTTGGACTTGGGAGCATCAATCGCTGGTTCGCACGCGTTTAGTGTATGGCGATAAGCTTATTCAAGCGCGCTTTACAGACGTGAAACGCACTATTATTGCCAAACCTCGCGATACAGCAGAGTTAAAAAAGCAAGTTGTAGAAATGCGTTTGAAAATGCGTGGGCATCTGTTGAAAGCCCCCGCAGATAAATTTGATATTAAGCAATCTGCTGGTGGTATTACTGATATAGAGTTTATGATGCAGTTCATGGTATTAAGTTATGCTGCACAGATTCCTAAAATGCAGTTATGGCCTGATAACGTACGCATTATTAGTCGCTGTGTAGCAGAGGGATTAATTTCTGAAGCGTTAGGATTAAGCTTAACAAACAGTTATTGCCAAATGCGTGATGAGATCCATCGACTTAATTTATTAGGTAAAAAGGGGATTGTTGCGGACAGTGAATTTGTAGAACAGCGTAAGGTTGTTACAGACTACTGGCAGCAGCTTTTTGCCGTGTAG
- a CDS encoding inorganic triphosphatase gives MSTEVEIKFVVKPEVKPQLAMLLADYVIIEQAIKPLSNTYFDTTTSQFRQFDFGLRTRKSLNFAEQTIKTAGIVRGGLHSRPEYNLPLEGDLPTLADFPAEIWPENTDVAQLQSDLVDLFTTDFERTMWQLKLANNAEIEVVFDFGMARSGEHSYPICEIELELVHGDVDDLFTLAQKITQLGNVRLGNVSKAKRGYQLAGLYTPKIKPLTLKMPKVETESLGDIFLATLTQSYTHWQHHEQFYLETKDINALVEVVSAVELIQQTLKGYTNILPEIELKQTELAWLLAELSAVTQASQLQQVMTDNSQFIRKFPEHKRITKELQDLQASYVDFAAIDTLFNTPRYASLMLSVSKFLSQGLSSVKLDSVNVASFANMRLESSWQSVLDSALSASTLNADDYLALHEKLKQNLLIGRCFSHYYSSEKRDKFRLPWQDILQGIDDLTVLQVLMAVAKQQPDTIAVQIEKVLMRKQRSLLDALEQTRHQALTMQPYWLAD, from the coding sequence ATGAGTACGGAAGTTGAAATAAAATTTGTTGTTAAACCAGAGGTTAAACCACAATTAGCCATGCTATTAGCTGACTATGTGATAATCGAACAGGCTATTAAGCCTTTATCTAATACTTATTTTGATACAACGACATCCCAATTTCGTCAGTTTGATTTTGGTTTACGCACGCGCAAAAGTTTAAATTTTGCAGAGCAAACGATAAAAACAGCAGGTATTGTGCGAGGAGGCTTACATTCACGCCCTGAGTATAATTTACCGTTAGAGGGAGATTTACCTACATTAGCAGATTTCCCGGCTGAGATCTGGCCTGAAAATACCGATGTGGCACAGTTACAGTCTGATCTGGTGGATTTATTTACGACTGATTTTGAACGTACCATGTGGCAACTTAAGCTGGCGAACAATGCTGAAATTGAAGTGGTTTTTGATTTTGGTATGGCACGCAGCGGTGAGCACAGTTATCCAATTTGTGAAATTGAATTAGAGTTGGTTCACGGTGATGTGGATGACCTCTTTACTTTAGCGCAGAAAATTACGCAGTTAGGTAATGTGCGTTTAGGTAATGTCAGTAAAGCTAAACGTGGGTATCAACTTGCAGGTTTGTACACGCCAAAAATTAAACCGCTTACGTTAAAAATGCCTAAAGTAGAAACTGAAAGTTTGGGTGACATCTTTTTAGCGACATTAACGCAGAGCTATACGCATTGGCAGCACCATGAGCAATTTTATCTTGAAACAAAGGACATTAACGCGTTAGTTGAAGTTGTTTCAGCGGTAGAGCTTATTCAGCAAACATTGAAGGGGTATACCAATATACTGCCTGAGATCGAATTAAAACAAACAGAATTGGCGTGGTTGTTGGCGGAGTTATCTGCAGTTACTCAAGCATCACAATTGCAGCAAGTGATGACCGATAATAGTCAGTTTATTCGTAAATTTCCTGAACATAAGCGTATAACCAAAGAGTTGCAGGATCTACAAGCGAGTTATGTGGACTTTGCAGCAATCGACACCCTGTTTAATACACCGCGTTATGCCAGCCTGATGCTGTCTGTGAGTAAATTCTTAAGCCAAGGCCTGAGCAGTGTTAAGCTTGATAGTGTTAATGTCGCTTCATTTGCTAACATGCGTTTAGAGTCGAGTTGGCAGAGTGTGCTTGATTCTGCGTTGTCAGCTTCGACGCTTAATGCGGATGATTATTTAGCATTACATGAAAAATTAAAGCAAAACTTATTAATTGGCCGTTGTTTTAGTCATTACTATTCATCAGAAAAGCGAGATAAATTTCGTTTACCTTGGCAGGATATTTTGCAGGGGATTGATGACTTAACTGTATTGCAGGTACTAATGGCTGTTGCAAAGCAGCAACCAGATACAATTGCAGTGCAAATTGAGAAGGTATTAATGCGTAAGCAGCGATCATTACTGGATGCATTAGAGCAAACCCGTCATCAAGCGTTAACGATGCAGCCATATTGGTTAGCTGATTAA
- a CDS encoding YjfI family protein, whose protein sequence is MNIHKIANYLNDLGDKSDTGYKFDCTPISGDVDVLRVDVEGREEIPIFVSVTDEQILCIAYLWGENEVKTEKRVEMLEAMLELNIPMPLSSFAKIDDMYVVYGALSVQSAITDVEHELVVLSDNSLEVISELSDYLI, encoded by the coding sequence ATGAACATTCATAAAATTGCAAATTATCTTAATGATCTTGGCGACAAGTCTGACACTGGTTATAAATTTGACTGTACACCAATTTCAGGTGACGTTGATGTATTACGTGTTGACGTTGAAGGTCGTGAAGAAATTCCAATTTTTGTTTCTGTCACCGATGAGCAAATACTATGTATCGCTTATCTATGGGGCGAAAACGAAGTTAAAACCGAAAAACGTGTTGAGATGCTAGAAGCAATGTTAGAGCTTAACATCCCAATGCCGCTATCATCATTCGCAAAAATTGATGATATGTATGTAGTTTACGGTGCATTATCAGTGCAATCAGCAATCACTGATGTAGAGCATGAATTAGTTGTATTAAGCGATAACAGCCTAGAAGTTATCTCTGAATTATCAGATTATTTAATTTAG
- a CDS encoding DUF350 domain-containing protein, whose protein sequence is MSVFESLLSSDLLLFLIIDLVIALILLSAMRFFTGAVDNIDTTDELAKRDNFAFGISLAGAIFGLGLVLSGAITGEKAATLPLEILSITLYGVTGLVLIKFGRWIHDHVSLNHLDKNIEIAQRNVAVAIVDASAAIATAIIIRSTLIWADGLEVITFVAIFSAFLIYQTIMLLMMRYREHRYSRGNLGTTMQQAFRDNNIAAAVRHGGYLIAVAISVTVGSNYVYYDTDSLMTTLGSWMLFSFIMLTTFTVLAIIAKKIILNGVNINKEVDLQNNVGVATMDVAINLSIALILSALLI, encoded by the coding sequence ATGTCTGTTTTTGAATCGCTCTTATCCTCGGATCTATTACTTTTTTTAATTATCGATCTCGTCATTGCACTTATCCTGCTCTCCGCAATGCGTTTTTTCACTGGTGCTGTAGATAACATAGATACCACCGATGAATTAGCCAAACGAGACAATTTTGCTTTTGGTATCAGTTTAGCCGGTGCAATCTTTGGCTTAGGACTCGTATTATCTGGCGCAATTACAGGTGAAAAAGCGGCAACCTTGCCACTTGAGATACTAAGCATCACTCTCTATGGTGTAACTGGATTGGTATTAATCAAATTTGGTCGCTGGATCCATGACCATGTATCCCTCAACCATCTAGACAAAAATATTGAAATAGCCCAGCGTAATGTCGCCGTGGCGATTGTCGATGCCAGTGCTGCGATTGCGACAGCCATTATTATTCGTTCAACCTTAATTTGGGCTGACGGACTAGAAGTCATCACCTTTGTCGCTATTTTTAGCGCTTTCTTAATTTATCAAACAATCATGCTACTGATGATGCGTTATCGTGAACACCGTTATTCACGTGGTAACCTTGGCACTACAATGCAGCAGGCCTTTAGAGATAATAATATTGCCGCTGCCGTTCGCCATGGTGGTTACCTTATTGCTGTCGCGATCTCAGTCACAGTGGGCAGTAACTATGTTTACTATGATACCGACAGTCTGATGACAACATTAGGTTCGTGGATGCTATTTAGTTTTATCATGTTGACGACATTTACAGTGCTTGCCATCATCGCTAAAAAAATAATTCTTAACGGTGTCAATATTAATAAAGAAGTCGACCTACAGAACAACGTTGGTGTGGCAACAATGGATGTGGCAATCAATCTATCGATTGCACTCATCCTCTCTGCATTATTAATTTAA
- a CDS encoding PspA/IM30 family protein — MSIFKKIMTAIRGGAREVGEGIVDANSMRIFEQEIRDAETHLTNAKRNLTDVMAKQMQSSRELERVKANLTEHEGYAVQALNAGNEALALEVAEKIAQLEKEVIDQQQNLDNFTNSATKLKDLVKKSERQLAEHQRQLTMVKTTDSVQKATSAITDNFSASNSKLLSAKDSLERIKQKQQDFDDRMLAADELQAEGSDQSLKAKLAEAGIGQQQSNANSVLERLKAKQNS, encoded by the coding sequence ATGAGTATTTTTAAAAAGATTATGACCGCTATCCGCGGTGGCGCCCGTGAAGTAGGTGAAGGTATTGTTGATGCAAACTCAATGCGTATTTTCGAACAAGAAATTCGCGACGCAGAAACACACTTAACCAATGCTAAACGTAACTTAACTGACGTAATGGCAAAGCAAATGCAATCAAGCCGTGAACTTGAACGTGTTAAAGCTAATTTAACCGAACATGAAGGCTATGCAGTACAAGCATTAAACGCAGGTAACGAAGCGCTTGCACTTGAAGTTGCAGAAAAAATTGCACAGCTAGAGAAAGAAGTTATCGACCAACAGCAAAACCTAGATAATTTCACTAATAGCGCAACGAAGCTAAAAGATTTAGTGAAGAAAAGTGAACGTCAATTGGCTGAACACCAACGTCAATTAACAATGGTGAAAACCACTGATAGTGTTCAAAAAGCAACATCAGCAATCACAGATAACTTCAGTGCAAGTAACTCAAAACTACTTAGCGCAAAAGATTCATTAGAGCGTATTAAGCAAAAACAACAAGATTTTGATGATCGTATGCTTGCTGCTGATGAACTACAAGCTGAAGGTAGCGACCAGTCGTTAAAAGCAAAACTAGCAGAAGCTGGTATTGGTCAGCAACAAAGTAATGCGAACTCAGTACTAGAGCGTTTAAAAGCCAAGCAAAATAGCTAA
- a CDS encoding TolC family outer membrane protein, with amino-acid sequence MKFNKILLACGLAFFASSASADNLQQIFEQALTKDPQYLEAQANRDAALEKITEQEAANLPQIGLSADLGYGITSDTTTADTTSNRNALTGTVGIGLTQSLYEESNFINVSQAAKQAEQSELAVQAELQGLILRVSNAYFNVLSANDTLEFSNRNKEAVERQLEQTTQRYNVGLTDKTDVLEAQSSFDLSVAEVINAENTLANSYESLTEITGLIHTDISPLNTARFSPSAPNGQRDNWLDTANNQNLSIQIQRIAKQVAEGNVELAGSADNMSLNLVANAGAQYTGYGDNYNNGGDGIESTVSSANVGIEFSMPLYTGGAVTSVEKQAVYQVTASQEQLTRASREVQTQIRTYYNNVTAALSSIKAYEQTVKSSESALEATQAGFGVGTRTIIDVLNATKSLYQSKQSLSASRYNYIISMLQLKQAAGTLNAEDINLVNAGLESN; translated from the coding sequence ATGAAGTTTAATAAAATTCTACTAGCCTGCGGCTTAGCATTTTTTGCAAGCTCTGCAAGTGCAGACAATTTACAACAAATATTTGAACAGGCCCTCACCAAAGATCCACAATATTTAGAAGCACAAGCAAATCGTGACGCAGCACTAGAGAAAATTACTGAACAAGAAGCAGCAAACTTACCACAAATTGGTTTAAGTGCTGATTTGGGTTACGGCATTACAAGTGACACCACAACAGCAGATACAACCTCTAACCGTAATGCCCTTACAGGTACCGTTGGTATTGGTCTAACGCAATCATTATATGAAGAAAGTAATTTCATTAATGTTAGCCAAGCAGCGAAACAAGCTGAACAAAGTGAACTTGCAGTTCAAGCAGAACTACAAGGCCTAATCTTACGTGTATCAAACGCTTACTTTAATGTGCTAAGTGCTAACGATACTCTAGAATTCTCTAACCGTAATAAAGAAGCGGTAGAGCGTCAACTAGAACAAACAACACAACGTTATAATGTAGGTCTAACCGACAAAACGGATGTGCTAGAAGCGCAATCAAGCTTCGATCTATCTGTTGCTGAAGTGATTAACGCTGAAAATACGCTTGCAAATAGCTACGAGTCATTAACTGAAATTACTGGTTTGATCCATACCGATATTTCACCATTGAATACAGCTCGCTTTAGCCCTTCAGCGCCAAATGGCCAACGTGATAACTGGTTAGATACAGCAAACAACCAAAATTTATCGATTCAAATCCAACGTATTGCTAAGCAAGTCGCAGAAGGTAATGTGGAATTAGCAGGTTCTGCTGATAACATGTCACTAAATTTAGTGGCAAATGCAGGCGCTCAGTATACTGGTTATGGCGATAATTATAATAATGGTGGCGATGGTATCGAGAGTACTGTTTCTTCAGCTAATGTTGGTATCGAATTTAGCATGCCGCTTTATACAGGTGGCGCGGTAACATCAGTAGAGAAACAAGCTGTTTACCAAGTAACTGCAAGCCAAGAGCAATTAACAAGAGCAAGCCGTGAAGTACAAACACAAATTCGTACTTATTATAACAACGTAACGGCAGCATTAAGTTCTATCAAAGCTTACGAACAAACGGTTAAGTCATCTGAAAGTGCATTAGAAGCAACACAAGCTGGTTTTGGTGTTGGTACACGTACAATTATTGACGTGTTGAATGCAACGAAAAGCTTATACCAATCTAAGCAATCATTATCAGCATCGCGTTATAACTACATCATTAGTATGTTACAGTTAAAACAAGCCGCTGGTACCTTGAACGCTGAAGATATTAATTTAGTTAATGCAGGATTAGAAAGCAACTAA